From the genome of Serinus canaria isolate serCan28SL12 unplaced genomic scaffold, serCan2020 HiC_scaffold_672, whole genome shotgun sequence:
TGCGGCGCTTGACGATGGCCTCCTCGCCGATGCGCACGGTGATCTGGCACAGCCCCTCGCCCGCCGAGCCCGCGTAGGCCGGCTTGGCCACGTAGGTCATGGTGCGGCCGCCGCCGGAGCCGTTCtggggcgcggcggcggcggcggcggcggcggtcGCGCCCTCCTCGGCGGCGGCGCGCTGCGCCTCGATGTACTCGCGCAGCACCTGCTTCTTGATGGGCACCGCCGGCGTCACCGGCGCCGCCGCCGGCGCCTCGGCCGCTCCCGGCGCCTCCTCGCCCGCCCGGAAGTTGTAGGAGATGTACGAGGCGGCGCCGAGGCCGCCGCCTCGTACGATGACCGAGGGCGGCGCCGCGCGGCCGAAGGCGATGACCGAGGCGGGCTCCGGCCGCGGCGGTGCCGCCGGAGGAAATGCGGTGACCCCGGCGTCCCCCGGCGCGGTCGCCGGCGCCGGCGCGGCCCCGTCGGGCACGGCGCCCTGGCTGTAGGTCTTGTAGGGCCGCTTGTTGGCCCGCATGGGCAGCAGGCGGTAGAGCTTGAGCGCGTTGAGCTTGGGCCGGTAGCCGCCGTTGGGCGTCTTCTCGGAGGCGATGAGCCCCGGGCTGATGCCGTGGAAGGCTTTTTGGTGCGTCTTGAGGTTGTAGTAGGTGACGAAGGTGTCCCAGCAGAAGATGCACTGGTAGCGGCGCTCGCCCGTGTGCCACACCTCGTGCTTGGTGCGGTACTCGGCCAGCGCGAACACCTTGTCGCAGTAGCGGCACGGGTACTTGCGGCGCCACGAGTGGACGTTGGCGTGGCGCTTCAGGCTGGACAGGGTCATGTAGGAGCGCTGGCACACCCCGCACAGGTACAGCACCTGCCCGTCCACCACCTTGACCAGCGGCTCCTGCTCCGCGCCCGGCTCCAGCGCGCGGTGCCGCAGCAGCAGCGCCTTCTTGGCCGCCCTCGGCGCCGACGCCGCCGGGCCGGTCGCGGCGacggcggcggcgccgccggCGACGGTGACATCCGTGCTGGCGGTGCCGGCGGCGTCGCCGTCCCCCTCCCCGTCGCCGTCGCGACAGCCGACCTCGTGCGTCTGCAGGCGCTTGACGTGGATGAAGCTCTTGCCGCAGTGCCGGCAGCACAGCCCGCGGCGCCCGCGGTGCAGCTTGGCGTGGAAGCCCAGCGCCGCCGCCGAGCCGAAGCCGCGCCCGCACAGCCCGCACCGCAGCGACGGCGACGACGACGGTGCCACCTCCTCGCCCTCCTGTGCCCCGCAGGTGAGCTCGGCCGCGGGCGCCGGGGGGCTCCAGGTGCCGTTCATGTCCCGcggtgctggaggagcaggagcaggaggaggaggaggaggaggaggaggaggaggaggaggaggaggaggaggaggaggagcgggcGGCCCGgcctccaggccctgcagcgAGGGGATGCCGAGGCGCCGGCCCACGGCCCCCAGCGCCCGCGCGGCCGCCGGCGAGGGCACGGCCAGGCGCGAGTTGTAGATGAAGTTGAGGACGTCGGAGAAGACGCCGGCCTGGACGCccggcagctccagcacctgggcGGGCGAGGGGCAGGTGGGCTCCTGGGCCAGCGCCCGCTTGAAGAAGGGGCTGGAGGCGGCCAGGACGTTCTTATGGGCGCGGAATTTGGTGTCCTCGGCGATGATGGTGACGTCGCAGAACTGTCCCCGCAGGCGCTGCTCgttcagctccagcagcagcgcCCGGCAGTGCCCGGCGTCCGACACCTCCACGACCGGAGCCATCCCTGCGCCGGCCACCTGCGGGGGACAGGGGGACGGGGTCACCTATGGGGGTGGGGACACGGTTTGGGGTCACCTGTGGGGGTGGGGAAACGGTTTGGGGTCACCTGTGGGGGTGGGGACATGGTTTGGGGTCACCTATGGTGGTGGGGACACGGTTTGGGGTCACCTGGGTGGGTGGGGAAACAGTTTGGGGTCACCTATGGGGGT
Proteins encoded in this window:
- the LOC127061337 gene encoding zinc finger and BTB domain-containing protein 4-like codes for the protein MAPVVEVSDAGHCRALLLELNEQRLRGQFCDVTIIAEDTKFRAHKNVLAASSPFFKRALAQEPTCPSPAQVLELPGVQAGVFSDVLNFIYNSRLAVPSPAAARALGAVGRRLGIPSLQGLEAGPPAPPPPPPPPPPPPPPPPPPPAPAPPAPRDMNGTWSPPAPAAELTCGAQEGEEVAPSSSPSLRCGLCGRGFGSAAALGFHAKLHRGRRGLCCRHCGKSFIHVKRLQTHEVGCRDGDGEGDGDAAGTASTDVTVAGGAAAVAATGPAASAPRAAKKALLLRHRALEPGAEQEPLVKVVDGQVLYLCGVCQRSYMTLSSLKRHANVHSWRRKYPCRYCDKVFALAEYRTKHEVWHTGERRYQCIFCWDTFVTYYNLKTHQKAFHGISPGLIASEKTPNGGYRPKLNALKLYRLLPMRANKRPYKTYSQGAVPDGAAPAPATAPGDAGVTAFPPAAPPRPEPASVIAFGRAAPPSVIVRGGGLGAASYISYNFRAGEEAPGAAEAPAAAPVTPAVPIKKQVLREYIEAQRAAAEEGATAAAAAAAAPQNGSGGGRTMTYVAKPAYAGSAGEGLCQITVRIGEEAIVKRRISGTDLRGDGAGERRGDNDSDAEDRLWRPYYSYKPKRKTGGA